The DNA sequence AAGCAAGGAGAGATATTTAAATTATATCCTTAGAGAACTTGATATTTTAAGTTCTATAGTCAATACAAAAAGAGAAGTAGTGCAAATGCATTTTGGTGGAGGAACTCCAACTTTTTTTAGTGCTAAGCAACTAGAGAAGCTTATTTTAAAAATAAAATCTATTTTTGAAAATTTTACTTTAGATGCTGAAATAAGTTGTGAGATTGATCCTCGTTTTTTAAATGAAGAACAAGCTGATGTTTTAACTAAGTATGGTTTTAATCGCATTAGTTTTGGGGTGCAAGATTTTTATGAGAAAGTGCAAAAAGAAATTCATAGAATTCAACCATTTGACTTGACTAAAAATGCTTTAAAATTAGTAAGAGATAGGGGTATAAAATCTGTTAATATGGATTTAATCTATGGTTTGCCTTATCAAACTTTAGAAAGTTTTACTCAAACTTTAGAAAAAATTTTAATTTTAAATCCGGATCGTTTAGCTATTTTTAATTATGCTCATGTTCCTTGGCTTAAGAAAAATATGAGGAAATTTGATGAAAATACCTTACCAAGTCCAGATATAAAACTTCAAATTTTAGAATTTTGTGAAAAATTTTTAAGTCAAAATGGTTATAAAATGATAGGAATGGATCATTTTGCTAAAGAAGAAGATGAACTTTTTAAAGCTTTAGAAAATGGTACTTTGCATAGAAATTTTCAAGGTTATACTACTAAAGGTGGTGCAGATTTGATCGGTATAGGACTTACTAGTATTGGCGAGGGAAAAAAGCATTATGCCCAAAATTTTAAAGATATGTTAAGCTATGAAAAGGCTATAGATGATGGAAGGCTACCTTTTGAAAGAGGTGTAAAATTAACTTTTGATGATGAGCTTAGAAAATATGTAATTATGAATTTGATGGCTAATTTTAGACTTGACATAAAAAAAGTAGAAGAAGAATTTAATATAAAATTTAAAGAATATTTTAAAGAAGATTTAAAAGCTTTAAAAGAATATGAAGATTTTTTAAATATAAGTGAGAATGATATTAAAGTTAATGAAACAGGAGTTTTATTGATACGTAATATTGCTATGTGTTTTGATGCTTATATGAAAAATATTAGTGAAGAAAAGAAAGTTTTTTCTAAAACAGTATGAATAATATTTCAGATATTTGCGTAAAATGTGGTAAATGTATACCTGGTTGTACTATTTATGATATCAATCGTGATGAAGTTACAAATCCAAGAGGCTTTTTGGATCTTATAGCAGCTTATAAAGAAGGAAAATTACAACTTAATAAAGAACTTGAAAATGTTTTTGAATCTTGTTTTTTATGCAACCATTGTGTAGAGATTTGTCCGAGTGAATTAAGCATTGATAATGCTATAGAAAAAATGCGTTTTGACATAGTAAAAGAGTTTGGTATGCCTTGGTATAAAAAAATCATACTTTCATGTTTGAAAAATCGCAAATGGCTTGATATATTGGCAAAATTAGGTTATATTTTTCAAAGTTGTGCTTTTCATATTCAAAATAAAGAATTTGAAAAAAATTTAGGTATGAGGGCTAAATTTTCAATGCCTTTTATAAAAAAAGGTCGATTTTTATCAAGTTTTCATAAAAAAAGTTTTTTAAATTTAAATCCTGATTTTATAGATAATGGTGGAAAAAAGACTATAGGATTATATGTGGGCTGCTTAACAAATTATTGTTATACACAAACAGGTTTTTCTACATTAAAAATTTTAAAAGAGTTAAATATTAATGTTGATTTGATGAAAAAACAAGCTTGTTGTGGAGTGGCGCATTTTTTTTCTGGGGATTTTAAGAGTGTTGAAATTTTAGCTAAAAAAAATATAGAATATTTTGAGAAAAAATTAGAAAAACTTAATGCGATAATTATTCCTGAAGCTACTTGTTCTGCTATGTTAAAAATTGATTATGAACGTTTTTTTATTATGCAAAATGAGAGAGATTGGGCTAATCGTGCTAAAAAAATTTCTTCTAAAATTTATATAGCAAGCCAATATTTATATCAATTTACTTCTTTGAAAGAACTTTTAAAAAATAAAAAACAAAAAAAATATAGTATTACTTATCATGATCCTTGTCATGCAAGAAAGATGCAAGGAATTTTTAAGGAACCAAGAGAATTATTAAAAACCAATTATACTTATATAGAAATGCAAGATTCTAATACTTGTTGTGGTTTTGGTGGGGTAAGTATGCAAATGAAACATTATGATAAAGCTTTAAGTGTAGGTGAAAAAAAAGTAAAAATGATTGATCAGACTATGGCTCATTTTGTAAGTGCTGAATGTTCAGCTTGCAGAATGCAAATTTCTAATAATTTGGAACAAAAATCAAGTAAAGTAGTTTTTGCACATCCTTTAGAGCTTATTGCTGAGGTTTTATAATGAAAATTGTTTTTATGGGAAAAAGTAATGAATATGAGATTGAAAAATCTAGTTTTTGCAGTGAAGCATTTTTGATTAAAGATAAAATTCCTAATAGAGATGGAATAGATTTTATTACTAAAAATGTTAGTATTTTGGAATTTAGTGATGAAAATTTTTCTTTTGATGAAATTATAAAACATTTAGAGGTTGATGTTGGCGAAGATATTATTATTGTGGAGAATTTTTTTCAACAAGAAAAAAATAAAGATGAAATTGAGTCTATATTAAAAGAAAATATAACCCAAGAATCAAGTCAAAAATTTCAGTCCTCAAAAACATTTTCTAGAATCTTTAAAAATTCCAATTTTATCATTAAAAATGAAAATAATATCCAAAGTGACATTGTGGAGATCTCTAAAAAAGATGAACTTGAAATTTTTAAAACTTTAGAATTTGAGGAAAAAGAAATTAGTTTTGTTAAACTTGAAATTATGAATTATGATAGTTACTATGATAGTTTAAATTTTAATCTCGAGGTTTTTCCAAGTGGTGCAAGTTATAAATATGGAATTTCTCAAAATACTATGTATGTGATTTTACAAGGAAAAATGTCAAGTGTTTCTTTATGTCGTTTTTTAAAGAGTTTTATTTATAAAAATAAAAACAAAAAAAGTACTTATAAAACTTTTTTCTTGACATTTAATCATAATATGATTTATAAACTAAGTGTTTCTTTTGTTTAATTGTTTGTAATATTTTCTATATTTGAGCGATTTTTTTCAATTAAAGTTCTATTTTTTTTTGCAGTTTCTTTAAGCTCTACAA is a window from the Campylobacter sp. RM10537 genome containing:
- a CDS encoding (Fe-S)-binding protein, with product MNNISDICVKCGKCIPGCTIYDINRDEVTNPRGFLDLIAAYKEGKLQLNKELENVFESCFLCNHCVEICPSELSIDNAIEKMRFDIVKEFGMPWYKKIILSCLKNRKWLDILAKLGYIFQSCAFHIQNKEFEKNLGMRAKFSMPFIKKGRFLSSFHKKSFLNLNPDFIDNGGKKTIGLYVGCLTNYCYTQTGFSTLKILKELNINVDLMKKQACCGVAHFFSGDFKSVEILAKKNIEYFEKKLEKLNAIIIPEATCSAMLKIDYERFFIMQNERDWANRAKKISSKIYIASQYLYQFTSLKELLKNKKQKKYSITYHDPCHARKMQGIFKEPRELLKTNYTYIEMQDSNTCCGFGGVSMQMKHYDKALSVGEKKVKMIDQTMAHFVSAECSACRMQISNNLEQKSSKVVFAHPLELIAEVL
- the hemN gene encoding oxygen-independent coproporphyrinogen III oxidase, producing MRNYKAFVKYSKAGPRYTSYPTAVEFNTDFKYTEYLEILKQQNRSLSLYFHLPFCRSACYFCGCNVIYTAKEESKERYLNYILRELDILSSIVNTKREVVQMHFGGGTPTFFSAKQLEKLILKIKSIFENFTLDAEISCEIDPRFLNEEQADVLTKYGFNRISFGVQDFYEKVQKEIHRIQPFDLTKNALKLVRDRGIKSVNMDLIYGLPYQTLESFTQTLEKILILNPDRLAIFNYAHVPWLKKNMRKFDENTLPSPDIKLQILEFCEKFLSQNGYKMIGMDHFAKEEDELFKALENGTLHRNFQGYTTKGGADLIGIGLTSIGEGKKHYAQNFKDMLSYEKAIDDGRLPFERGVKLTFDDELRKYVIMNLMANFRLDIKKVEEEFNIKFKEYFKEDLKALKEYEDFLNISENDIKVNETGVLLIRNIAMCFDAYMKNISEEKKVFSKTV
- a CDS encoding DUF5416 domain-containing protein — its product is MMKIVFMGKSNEYEIEKSSFCSEAFLIKDKIPNRDGIDFITKNVSILEFSDENFSFDEIIKHLEVDVGEDIIIVENFFQQEKNKDEIESILKENITQESSQKFQSSKTFSRIFKNSNFIIKNENNIQSDIVEISKKDELEIFKTLEFEEKEISFVKLEIMNYDSYYDSLNFNLEVFPSGASYKYGISQNTMYVILQGKMSSVSLCRFLKSFIYKNKNKKSTYKTFFLTFNHNMIYKLSVSFV